The DNA window attgctttatattgtaGCTTGTCTTAGTATTTTCGTGATACAGAATTTCATGGAATCGACGCTGTTTCTTCTCTTCCTTATAAAACATATTTAAGCAGTTTACAGTAGCACCTTTAGTCATTGTGTTGTTATTTGCTGATTTCGCcagaatttaatatttatggtTTTTGCTTAATGAGTGTGTTACAACTTGCTTAGTTGATTCAAATTTTCTGTTAAGTAGTGCATGTTTCATTCTGCCTGCAGGTTGCTACAGGGCAAGTTGCTAGCACTGGAATGGTTGCACTGGGCTATGTTCAGAAAGTTTCTGACAAGGTCTTACAAAGGCATTTCCTTTTCTAGAGATAGAGTTAATGATGAGTGGGTTTGGTAGTTGCTTAAAGACTTTCTTCCATGCAGGTGTCTCTAGCATCAGACTTTATGTACAACTATATGTCTAGGGATGTAACAGCAAGCGTTGGTTATGATTACATCCTTCGGCAGGTAATTCTGTGGTAAACAAACTAATAAAAATGTTTACTGGAAAGCTTTGCACTTGCGAGTTGTAGTTTACTCAGTATCTATCTGTCATCTGGTTTTGATGAGTGTATTGCACTGCTGGTCTGCTGCAATCATGTGCGCTAGTTCAAATGGTGTGCATGTTTAATTCTGgcaaaattatctttttaaatttaatttttgctGATTTTTTGACACCTTGATGCCAAGGAGATCATGTTTGCTGATTTTTTGACGCCTTGATGCCAGAACGACGTCAATATTCTCATTCCCTTCTGTAAAGACTCTTTGACTACCACCTCTTCCGTGTCCATGTTATGCAAAGATGATCCATGTGCATATTGTGTATGCAGCATGCTTTCATGCTTGCTTTCTCATTTGCATCTCCTCTCATTCATCAGTTGAAATATGTGTAAGgtggcttcttcttcttttagcAGAAGAAGAAACTGAGTGGAGAGGGTTCTATTGCCTCATTCCCGCACATAACCTGAAATCATCCCTTTTATAAGATGTAACATATGCTATTAAGCACTTCCTTATTGACATTTCATGCAAGATTAGGTAAAGAAATACTTTCAGCAAGTGTTAACTGCTATATACATTTCAATTTGTCTTTTGTCACTATAGCACAATTAGAGGTTGCTGCAAACTACAAAGGCAAGTTTCCTGAATTTCAGTTGTTGTATTTCCAATTGACTCGGACCCACATCTTTTGGGTTTTTTGCGATTGAACTACTTCTTTGGTTATTGGGGTGCATTCATCAGTCGAAATGTGTAAGGtggcttcttctttttctggTGGAAGAAGAAACTGAGTGGGGAGGGTTCTATTGCCTCATTCCCGCAAATAACCTGAAATTATCCCTTTTATAAAATGTAACATATGCTAGTAAGCACTTTCTTATTGACATTTCATGCAAGATTAAGTATAGAAATACTTTCAGCAAGTGTTAACTGCTATATACATTTCAATTTGTCTTTTGTCACTACAGCACAATTAGAGGCTGCTGCAAACTACAAAGGAATACAAGTTTCCTGAATTTCAGTTGTTGTATTTCCAATTGGATGATCACAAGATAGTTAATACTATAAGTCTATGTTTGGACTTCTCATGTTGTTTTGGGTGCATAGCTATAGTTGGCTCATTTATATTAAAGGTGGTCAAAATCAGTAATATTGTGTGCATTGCAGTGTCGTCTTAGAGGAAAGATTGATTCCAACGGCTGTGCTGCTGCTTTCCTGGAAGAACGCCTGAACATGGGTCTTAATTTCATTCTTTCTGCCGAGGTAATTGAGCATTTACTTTCAAAACAACTTTCGCGCTTTTACAAGTCTCTATCTCATGCACTTTGGCTACTCAACTGTTATAAAATCTGCTCCTGACGGTGCCTGCAGATTGATCATAAAAAGAAAGATTACAAGTTCGGATTTGGGTTGACAGTGGGAGAATAGAGGAGGCAGTCAGTTTAAACAAGGATAAACTTTTAATCGACCATATCCGTGGAACTAAAAGCATCTTAGGTGATTCTTTACCTCAATAAGAATCAACACATcagttttgtattttttattgagaaaaCTGCTATGGTACATCAGGTGCTGCAACTAGCCATCAGTAGTTGATTTTGCAGTGTGGTAAGGGAACATTCATGGCCAAATTTAAACGGAGGGCAAAATcgttttattgttttatttcctACAGTCAAAAGGCATTTTAGCCCTTTTTCCTGATAGAGAGAAATATAAATTCTGATTTAGTGTTTATGGATAGTGGCATTTGCCCAGAGGCTTATCCCTACTTGAAAATTGTTGATGTAATTCTCTCGCATTCATTTCATCTTATTTGCGAAATAAAGAGGCGTTAAAGGTGCACCATAAATACTTAGCAcataaattatcttttgattttcaaaattatatcgAAATTGTGGATTAGTAAAAATGGACGGATGGATAATTTTAAAGTTCATGTAATAACTCAATATTTTGAAGCTCATCTGGCAAATTGCAACTCCGTGCCaaattaagcaataaaaaatGTCCACTTTTTTAACTGTCCACCGTCTGCGACGCATCTTCTCCGAAAACAACCGCAAATCAGCCAGAAAAATCATAGATGTCAAAACCACCGAACCCACCATTAGCTCTTTAAACCCCACCAATCACACACCCCAAGGAATTGTAGATTTCATGAAAAGTTCATCAATATACCATGATTTCCGACGCCGCCGTTTCTATTATGACATCGCCGTTCACCGCCTTGCCAAAGCCAAATACTTCTCCGGTATTGAAGAAATTATCGAACATCAAAAACAGTACCCAGATATTCGAGACGAATCCTTTGTAGGCTGCTTTATCCTTCTGTACTAGATTGTCAGCGGACTGTCTATTCCTTCAACGTCCTTTTGGAATCATGCATCAGATCAGAGAGATATGATGAAATTGACTTTGCTGTTTCGTGAATTACCCGAGAAATTGTCAATTGTGCCTAATTTAATATCCTATAACGTCGCGATGAAGGCGTTGTGCAAGGCTGGTTCTGTGTATTCTGCTGTGCTTTTGATGGATGAGATTGAAAAGCATGGGATTAAGCCGGATATTGTGACTTGTAATACATTGTTAAAAGCACTTTGTGATAGTAAAAGGTTTTCTGAAATATTCTTCCTGATATTTGCAGTTATGATATTAGATTACGAGGTTTACTTAAAGTTGCTGAGGTTTCAAAGGCGATTCAGTTGTTTGAGGAGATCGTTAAGAAGGGTTTCAAACCGGATAAATTCAGCTACAATAATATGATAAAAGTGTATGTTGATGAAGGGAATTTGGAGCAGGCAAATATGTGGTATCAGAAGATGGTGCAAAATGATTGCCTGCCGGATTCTGCAACATTTTACATGCTTATTCCTTTGGCTtgtgacatgaaaaaaattgattttgcgCTGCACTTGTGCACGAAAGCTATTGATTCACAGGTACTTGAAGATGAAGTGTGTACTAGTTCTGAGGAATGTTCATCTCCTCCTAAGAAAAATATTCtcagttttcagttttgatTGAATACCATCAGTGCAAACCTGATAGACCAAGGGTTCAAAGCAACATGTGATTTTTTTCATCTATCTAAGCTTTGGTAGGCGCTAACTTACGAGGGAAGGATTGTCCAAAGCCAAGGAGACCACCCATCATGTTTCATTTGATGTGAGACTCTTTAACACCCCCACCTCGCACCAGGGCTGGAGAGCGTGAGAATTTAATATGGAGTTCAATATCGGTAATAATAATTAGAATGAGTTCTGCTTGAATACCATGGAAAGAAATGAATCTTGGGTTTAATTCAATCTCATAAGCTAGCTTATGAGGGGAGGATTGACCAAGATCATCCATTTTTCATCCAGTATGGGACTCTTCAATGAGTACCTATGTTGGTCTATGTTGGTGGTTGATGGCAATTGACAAGTGAAATAGTCGAGATAAGAACAACTGACTCGAACACCacccttattaaaaaaaaagggtgcTTCAGAGATACAAAATTGTTGGTTCTTTCATGCATTGCTCCttaattaatgttaatttttttttatgtatctaGAGTATATGCATGTTTAGTTAATTAaactaatcaaattttaaatttgtaaaacCAAAAGGTGAGAAAATTGTCATACCTTGCAAATAAAGTAGATCTAGCTCAGTTAGTTTCAGACGTACACCTATCTATTCctttcaatttcaacaatttaaaattatttgtctaTAGTACGTTAcgtttttcttttcctttccagAATACACACACAAACCATGGCTCTATTATGAAGAAATAACAATGATCGAGTACAGTTGTACCTATATCTATTGGCCTAACGTCTTAATTAATTCCGTATATCTGACTAATATCCacatgtcaattttttttttccacaagTCAATTTTATTCTTTCCTTGTCGATGAAGATTCACCACAGCTATTCTTTTAGTGCGCTTAAAGTAAATTTCGTTTCAgtataataatttacaaatcATATCTTTTAGTGAGCTTAAAGTAAATTTCgtttcaatataataatttacaaatcATATCGAAACAAAGGAAAgaactcaacaaaaaaaaaacatgcaagatcttttaaatttgaaaaccCCATTCAGGAGATCATCTGCATGATTAACTCGATTAGCTGTGTCGACGTGACAATTTTTGTTTTGGCTAAGACATAAAATATAGTACTCCCTTCTTTTCACAAAGAATGGTCTAGTTTGatttgacacggagtttaagaaaataaaaaagacttttgaatcttgtggtcctaaattaaagttatgtcaaatgtacaaaactGTCATTTACTCTTGTCgctttaaacatgtcatgtagaaagctgaaattaaaatcttaccataaaaaaaaagaggtcaTTCGTTTTAAAACAGACTAAAGAGGAAATggagtcattcttttttaaacgaaaATAATACCACAAAGGACGTGGCATACATTAGTGGATAATTTAGAGATCAAAGGTAGCCGTGCAAGTCAAATTTGACATGCCTTGCCAAAGCATCCTTGAAAATAATGATTACAAACAAGTTGAATTTCttttagtttgaaaaaaatggCATTCTTTGTTTGTTTGTAATATCGACTTTTTCGTATACTTGTGtccatatttcaaatttaatattaaaataaaaggatttAATTTACGtactaaagtaaaaaaaaataattatactatTAACTACTTAAATGAACTCTTAAAAGAATAACACACCCAAAGGGACTTTGGTCAGAATAATTTTATACTACTATCAAGGAAAGGTATGCCAATAATAAgactctttatttattttattcaaacataAGAAACTAAAAGTTCTTAAATCAAGTCTATGACACTAATTTATTCCTGCCATGTTTGTTAGTGGATTCTTCATAATCAAGCAATTGTTccgttttattattattattaataagaaaaaaataacagagGCTCGTTCCTTTAACAACATACAAAATTATGTATCTACTCACCctcttaaaatatttcaaacacATGTAAGTGTGATAATTGAAGACCtttcattatatttaaatttcatattcTCTAATTAATtgcataaaagaaaaatatatttcaaaataataaataagagtATCATAATCAAAACACATAATCTTACTTAACGACCATGTAAACAAAACACTTAAATGATTGGgaagaagaacaaaattttacaaTAGTAATTAAATTTCTCTTGCATAAAGATCTAtcgaaaacaatttttttaagtcattatctaACTCTGTGCTAGCAACCATGATACTTATACATAATATAAGATGCAAAGCCTTTTCATGGACATGCACTATTGGAAAGAATCAACCtattattcctaaaatgatttTATTCTGTTGAGAATAATGTTCTTGACAATCTATCTTTGTCTCAATaaagtttttcattttcttgattctcATGCAATTGAATACTTAAAGAAACTTTATAACAACATGTCATTAAAATTAAGAACGAGTTTTTTGGAATgttataattaaaatgatttaatctcttaaatttcaaatcacattagaaaaatttataagtaaaatataaatttgaattaatggaatcaaatcaattttaaaCCATGGTCTTAGAGGCATCAAATCTTTTCAATGATCCACGttatccaaaaattaaaaaaaagagcaCAGACTACGATGTTTTGTATTAGGATTTAGGAAGTTTCGTAAGAGAACATGTGTCGCATCAATTGAAGCGTGTGACCGTGTCAAATGCGTTGCTCGTAACCCTATTTTCTCTCTCATTTTGCCGGACTTTTGATGGCTTTCGTAAACTCCATTTCAACAGTTACAAGACCATACCGCCATTCTCGTTTCTTATAAAACTCTTAtttctcaacaatttcaacTCTTATTCCCAATTTCAACTATAATTTGTCAAAGATGTGGAGAAATTCCTGTAATCTATTGAAACGGACAGTTACATCGGTTGCGAGGACAAATACGATTAACTATGGGGTGAAGCCGTTTTTGGGTGTGGATTATAAGTTCGGGTGCTATTGTGGCCCGATCCGAATGGTGGGTGGGTACTATTTTAGCTCTGGGTCAAATGGGGGTGGGGAAAACAAGAATGGGAATGGGAATGGGAATGGGAATGTGAATGGGGATAGTATTACTCATGAGGAAGCTAAGAGGTTGATGAGATTGGTGAATGTTGAGGAGCTGAAGTGGAAATTGGGGATGAAGAATACGGAGGTTATTGGGTATATGGATCTGTTAAAGGCGTGTCAGAATATGGGTGTGGCTAAAACCCATGATGAAGCTGTTGGTTTTgctagagttcttgatgaggcTGGTGTTATATTGTTGTTCAGAGATAAAGTTTATCTTCATCCTGATAAggtgattatttgttttttctctcATGTTTTTAATGTTTATGGATGTGTTTTCATTGTTTTGGGGATTTGCGGTTGTTTAAAAAGGTGTTTGATTGATGATTGGTATATTTAAGGAAATGGCAATTAGAGTGTATGTAGATCTTACCCTTACCTTGgcaggtagagaggttgttttcgatagaccctcggctcaaggaaAGCAAAAACAGAACATTTATGAAGACATAAGTAGTAATGAAGACATAAGTAGTAACGAAGACATAAGTAGTAACAACATCAGGATAATAAGATcaacccttcggggtggccaagtggtttgggcttgggacttccatggtggaggtctcaagtttgaaaccccttgccagcgaaatcAAGGgatttgccttctgggtcgagctcgtcgtaccgggcttgcctagtgcgggttacctcttcTATCTGGTTtgtgagctattgcataggagtggggcttttaccctgtgcgcacccaaagagTAGCGGCTGCggatttcccttgtcatcaaaatattaaataataagatcATGAAAAAGGTGAGATCTTTGGAAGTAATGCTTTGGGTGTTTGGTTTCATTGCCCTCTAAGATGGGGGAAGGAATATTATTCTCTTTTGGGTGTTGTGAGGAGAATCTGTTACCAGCAACATAGAAGGGGAAACAGCAAAGCATACAATCAGTGGCATATGCTAAAATTTCAAGAACCAGCATGATGAACAACATAGTTTCTTTAGCTTTGCTCACTTGTTCTGCTTTTTCTGTCTGCCTTTGGTATATATGCAATGTAACAAGGACTTATATTGAATAGTTTATCCTAAGAATTAGCCGTTAACTTCCACcaagtttagaaggctgtgattggtccaaagggcgggtcacatacggatttctcggttatcaaaaaaaagaaaagaaaaggaattagCCGTTAATGGTTAGCAAGTGTTAATTACGTCAAGAAATTGGAATCACtaatttgagaaaatggtaTCAATCAATGGTGTGAGCTTGGATTAACCGATGTGTTTCATAGTTGAATCACAGTTTCCTTAGATCAATATATACTTACAGAGCCAATAAGTGTGAATGTCCTGCCTTTGATGGGAAAATTTATGAGAAACACAAAGAAAGGACTAAGGCAGTCTGGCAgggggtggtggtggtgattgGAGATTTGTGATGTTTGATATGCTAATTACATGCTGAAATTTATTGAATAGGCTTTCTATAAGCAAGAATATAAGGATAGTGGAGAACAAACTCTTGTTAGTTTGGTCATTCCGTAACCACCTTATTGTGGACATTGTCTTATATTGCCCGAAATCTGGTAGATTCTCTGTCCATTAGTTGATAGTGTAAATATGCCTTATTTTGCATGGACATGTCATGCTTCAATTACTTCTTTTCTGTATTTGCATGAGAAAATGCATAACATCTCCCCCAAACTTGTCCTCGTAATTTAGTTTAGCACTGCAACTATAGGGCGTTTATTTAACCCCCTTTCTAGTTTGAAGTGAAATTAATACCCTTCCCCAAACAATCCTAGATTAATTCTCAGGAGCGTTATAACACGCTTGACACGTGTATAACACcattttttcaatcatttttatttttattcagttattTTATTGTTCCTTTGAAGTTTTATCCATCACTTATTTTATCAATAAACTACATAGTATTTGCATATAGTTAtgtggacaactttaagggtctttttttttgtattttctctaTTTGCATAGCATCATCcaattacttattttctaatttaatgAGATAACGAGAATTAGGAAATCATGAAAGAGTTAGAATTATGCTTTCTTTGATCACAAATTTATCGTTGAATAGAAAGTAAAGAATGCGTGAGTTCTAAATGCATACTTGGTTGTTTCTGGATCTGAATTTGAGTGACATTTCTTAATAGAAATTCCATTTCTGGCCGGCCCTCTTAAAATCTTTCTCACAATTGATATAGTCAGTTtcatgttcttcctttttttttttttcaggtaGTGGATGAAATTAGAAAGGCAGTTCCCTTAGCACTTCTACCTGAAGATGACCCCACAATAGAGGAACTAAAGATTCTGCAGGAGAAGAAGGATAAAATAGATGAGCTTGCCCATAGGCATGTGCGCCGCGTTTTGTGGGCTGGTTTAGGGGCTGGCCTTTTGCAGGTCGGGCTCTTCTTCCGTCTTACGTTCTGGGAATTCTCTTGGGATGTGATGGAGCCAATTGCTTTTTTTACAACTTCTGCTGGAATAGTAATAGGTTATGCTTACTTCCTTGTTACTTCTAGAGACCCATCATACCAAGATGTGCTGAAGAGGCTTTTCCTCTCAAGGCAGAGGAAGCTGATCAAGAAGCATGATTTTGATATTCAGAGGTTTGTCGaattacaaaagaaaatcaaattaccAGTGAATAGTCAATCTTCCATTAAACATCGGTTAGGAATGGAGCTGGAACCTGAGGATCTTTTACATCATCACTAAATCATGTTGGCCTCTGATCCTCTTCCTCCCAGCTTCTCACATAATTATATCCTTACTAAACTCATACCTTTTAGCCAATGTAAGCCCTACATTTTGTCACGGAGGGTGAATATCTCAGTTGTTAACAATCATCCCTGATTTTACCTTGTAATTTGAAGGTTGTATTTCGTAAATCTTCTTTACAAGATAGGCTTAGATAGTAGTTCTGTCCATCACAATATCCTTCAAGCCTTTAACTCTGCTGTTGTTGTCCTgttatatatacttgaaagttGTAACAAGATACTGATGTTATATTAATGATTTTTGAATGTTCAATCTTCTGGATAACCCCAGTAAAGGATTCAAAAATATGCAATCGATTGCATAGGAAGATTTCCTTGTTAGTTGCTTTGTCTTCTTCATTGCGTTTTTCCTTTTCATAACTATTTTGATTTGCTGCACTTGAGCCGAGTGTCCTTCAGAAATAGCTTCTCTACTTCCACGAGGtagaggtaggggtaaggtctgcttACACTCTACCCTTCCAAGACCCCACTCGTGTTATTTCACTGGGTATCTTCTTGTTGTTGATTGCATAAGAAGATTCTCTTTGATTAGAATGCCCAGGCTTTTTACAAGCCCTTTTACGGGCAGTCATCATAGTTACATTTTGTGGGTTATTGTCATCATCGAGGTATTTATGtgcctgtttggattggctttcGGTTAATGATACTGAAATGTGTCAATGACGATGATTATGCACACTTTTCAGTGACCTTTCTTTCATAGTTTGTTTGAAATTGTGATCTTATTTGGTTTCAATTTCATGCAGTACAGTTTCTGTAGTAATGTCTTACAATTTTTTACTAGATGAGCAACAATGGAAGGAGAAAACATGAGAATGTGTTTGTTAAATGAAAGGGAAATATTGACATTCTGTTGTCCATATTGGGAGAACTATATGTTCTTCTAGTAAGGCAGTGGAAGAACTTGATCAGTTTCTTGGAAACAATAGTCTGCTGCTTCTGGAAGTAGAAGCTGCAAGTCATTATTAGAATATGCATTTTGCTGGCTCGACTTCTGGGAATGGTGAAACTCGTGGTTCTCGGGAGTGAATGGAGAAACTTCCAGTAACGATGAGGGTAAGGATGTTGAAGCATTGGATAATTGTGTTCTGAGAGACATTGCTTCAGCTGAAGCTTCGTTTAACT is part of the Solanum stenotomum isolate F172 chromosome 8, ASM1918654v1, whole genome shotgun sequence genome and encodes:
- the LOC125874273 gene encoding calcium uniporter protein 6, mitochondrial-like, yielding MWRNSCNLLKRTVTSVARTNTINYGVKPFLGVDYKFGCYCGPIRMVGGYYFSSGSNGGGENKNGNGNGNGNVNGDSITHEEAKRLMRLVNVEELKWKLGMKNTEVIGYMDLLKACQNMGVAKTHDEAVGFARVLDEAGVILLFRDKVYLHPDKVVDEIRKAVPLALLPEDDPTIEELKILQEKKDKIDELAHRHVRRVLWAGLGAGLLQVGLFFRLTFWEFSWDVMEPIAFFTTSAGIVIGYAYFLVTSRDPSYQDVLKRLFLSRQRKLIKKHDFDIQRFVELQKKIKLPVNSQSSIKHRLGMELEPEDLLHHH